A region from the Vicia villosa cultivar HV-30 ecotype Madison, WI linkage group LG3, Vvil1.0, whole genome shotgun sequence genome encodes:
- the LOC131661356 gene encoding ACT domain-containing protein ACR3-like isoform X3 translates to MSAVCWPYFDPEYENFSNRINPPRVTVDNASCRNCTLIKFDSVNKPGILLEVVQILTDLDFIITKAYISSDGGWFMDVFHVTDQHGKKITDDKTIDLIEKALGPKSQSKEGVKNWAGKRVGVHSVGDHIAIELIGRDRPGLLSEISAVLASLHFNVTVAEVWTHNRRIACVLYVNDGTRQAVDDPKRLSLVEEQLNNILRGCEDGDKVASRTSLSMSFTHIDRRLHQMLFADRDYESSGVTTTESESPPSFRPKITIECCKEKGYSVVSVRCKDRAKLMFDIVCTLTDMEYVVSHATISSDVPYASQEYFIRHMDGCTLDTEGEKERVIKCIEAAIQRRVSEGVSLELCAKDRVGLLSEVTRILRENGLTVCRAGISTRGEQALNVFYVRDASGNSVDMKTIEALRKEIGKTMMVDVKKVPTYDKEPETKGWAKTSFFFGNLLERFLA, encoded by the exons ATGAGTGCAGTTTGTTGGCCATATTTTGATCCTGAGTATGAGAATTTCAGCAACAGAATCAACCCTCCAAG GGTAACAGTGGACAATGCTAGTTGCCGTAACTGTACACTAATCAAG TTTGATAGTGTTAACAAACCTGGAATTCTGCTGGAAGTTGTGCAAATTTTGACAGACCTTGATTTTATAATTACCAAAGCTTACATATCTTCTGATGGAGGATGGTTCATGGATG TATTTCATGTCACGGATCAGCATGGAAAAAAGATAACAGATGACAAAACCATTGACCTCATTGAAAAG GCTCTAGGACCGAAAAGCCAGAGTAAAGAAGGAGTGAAGAATTGGGCAGGAAAACGGGTTGGGGTGCATTCTGTGGGTGATCATATAGCCATTGAGCTAATCGGGAGAGACCGCCCCGGTCTCTTGTCTGAGATATCAGCTGTACTTGCCAGCCTCCATTTTAATGTTACCGTAGCTGAAGTTTGGACTCATAACAGGAGAATAGCTTGCGTCCTTTATGTCAATGATGGTACGAGACAAGCGGTGGATGATCCTAAAAGACTGTCTCTTGTGGAGGAACAACTCAACAACATCTTACGCGGATGTGAGGACGGTGATAAAGTTGCTAGTAGAACTAGTCTCTCCATGAGTTTCACCCATATCGATAGACGGCTCCACCAGATGTTGTTTGCTGATCGGGATTATGAAAGTTCTGGAGTAACGACGACAGAAAGTGAAAGTCCTCCCTCTTTCCGGCCAAAAATAACAATAGAATGTTGCAAGGAAAAAGGCTACTCAGTGGTTAGTGTCAGGTGCAAAGATCGCGCAAAACTCATGTTTGACATTGTTTGCACTCTTACTGATATGGAATATGTTGTTTCCCATGCCACAATCTCATCAGACGTCCCTTACGCATCCCAG GAATATTTTATTCGACACATGGACGGATGCACGCTTGATACAGAAGGAGAGAAAGAAAGGGTCATCAAATGCATCGAAGCTGCTATTCAAAGAAGAGTAAGCGAG GGTGTAAGCTTAGAATTGTGTGCAAAGGATAGAGTGGGATTGTTGTCTGAAGTAACAAGGATTCTAAGAGAGAATGGCCTGACAGTATGTAGGGCAGGTATATCAACTAGAGGGGAGCAAGCACTGAATGTGTTCTATGTGAGGGATGCATCAGGGAACTCAGTGGACATGAAAACTATAGAAGCACTTCGTAAAGAAATAGGCAAGACAATGATGGTGGATGTTAAGAAGGTACCAACATATGACAAAGAACCAGAGACAAAAGGATGGGCTAAAACTAGCTTCTTCTTTGGTAACTTGTTGGAAAGGTTCTTGGCTTAA
- the LOC131661356 gene encoding ACT domain-containing protein ACR3-like isoform X2 yields MYINLKRRCVRMSAVCWPYFDPEYENFSNRINPPRVTVDNASCRNCTLIKFDSVNKPGILLEVVQILTDLDFIITKAYISSDGGWFMDVFHVTDQHGKKITDDKTIDLIEKALGPKSQSKEGVKNWAGKRVGVHSVGDHIAIELIGRDRPGLLSEISAVLASLHFNVTVAEVWTHNRRIACVLYVNDGTRQAVDDPKRLSLVEEQLNNILRGCEDGDKVASRTSLSMSFTHIDRRLHQMLFADRDYESSGVTTTESESPPSFRPKITIECCKEKGYSVVSVRCKDRAKLMFDIVCTLTDMEYVVSHATISSDVPYASQEYFIRHMDGCTLDTEGEKERVIKCIEAAIQRRVSEGVSLELCAKDRVGLLSEVTRILRENGLTVCRAGISTRGEQALNVFYVRDASGNSVDMKTIEALRKEIGKTMMVDVKKVPTYDKEPETKGWAKTSFFFGNLLERFLA; encoded by the exons ATGTACATAAACCTT AAGAGAAGGTGTGTTAGAATGAGTGCAGTTTGTTGGCCATATTTTGATCCTGAGTATGAGAATTTCAGCAACAGAATCAACCCTCCAAG GGTAACAGTGGACAATGCTAGTTGCCGTAACTGTACACTAATCAAG TTTGATAGTGTTAACAAACCTGGAATTCTGCTGGAAGTTGTGCAAATTTTGACAGACCTTGATTTTATAATTACCAAAGCTTACATATCTTCTGATGGAGGATGGTTCATGGATG TATTTCATGTCACGGATCAGCATGGAAAAAAGATAACAGATGACAAAACCATTGACCTCATTGAAAAG GCTCTAGGACCGAAAAGCCAGAGTAAAGAAGGAGTGAAGAATTGGGCAGGAAAACGGGTTGGGGTGCATTCTGTGGGTGATCATATAGCCATTGAGCTAATCGGGAGAGACCGCCCCGGTCTCTTGTCTGAGATATCAGCTGTACTTGCCAGCCTCCATTTTAATGTTACCGTAGCTGAAGTTTGGACTCATAACAGGAGAATAGCTTGCGTCCTTTATGTCAATGATGGTACGAGACAAGCGGTGGATGATCCTAAAAGACTGTCTCTTGTGGAGGAACAACTCAACAACATCTTACGCGGATGTGAGGACGGTGATAAAGTTGCTAGTAGAACTAGTCTCTCCATGAGTTTCACCCATATCGATAGACGGCTCCACCAGATGTTGTTTGCTGATCGGGATTATGAAAGTTCTGGAGTAACGACGACAGAAAGTGAAAGTCCTCCCTCTTTCCGGCCAAAAATAACAATAGAATGTTGCAAGGAAAAAGGCTACTCAGTGGTTAGTGTCAGGTGCAAAGATCGCGCAAAACTCATGTTTGACATTGTTTGCACTCTTACTGATATGGAATATGTTGTTTCCCATGCCACAATCTCATCAGACGTCCCTTACGCATCCCAG GAATATTTTATTCGACACATGGACGGATGCACGCTTGATACAGAAGGAGAGAAAGAAAGGGTCATCAAATGCATCGAAGCTGCTATTCAAAGAAGAGTAAGCGAG GGTGTAAGCTTAGAATTGTGTGCAAAGGATAGAGTGGGATTGTTGTCTGAAGTAACAAGGATTCTAAGAGAGAATGGCCTGACAGTATGTAGGGCAGGTATATCAACTAGAGGGGAGCAAGCACTGAATGTGTTCTATGTGAGGGATGCATCAGGGAACTCAGTGGACATGAAAACTATAGAAGCACTTCGTAAAGAAATAGGCAAGACAATGATGGTGGATGTTAAGAAGGTACCAACATATGACAAAGAACCAGAGACAAAAGGATGGGCTAAAACTAGCTTCTTCTTTGGTAACTTGTTGGAAAGGTTCTTGGCTTAA
- the LOC131661356 gene encoding ACT domain-containing protein ACR3-like isoform X1 translates to MYINLKLIQKRRCVRMSAVCWPYFDPEYENFSNRINPPRVTVDNASCRNCTLIKFDSVNKPGILLEVVQILTDLDFIITKAYISSDGGWFMDVFHVTDQHGKKITDDKTIDLIEKALGPKSQSKEGVKNWAGKRVGVHSVGDHIAIELIGRDRPGLLSEISAVLASLHFNVTVAEVWTHNRRIACVLYVNDGTRQAVDDPKRLSLVEEQLNNILRGCEDGDKVASRTSLSMSFTHIDRRLHQMLFADRDYESSGVTTTESESPPSFRPKITIECCKEKGYSVVSVRCKDRAKLMFDIVCTLTDMEYVVSHATISSDVPYASQEYFIRHMDGCTLDTEGEKERVIKCIEAAIQRRVSEGVSLELCAKDRVGLLSEVTRILRENGLTVCRAGISTRGEQALNVFYVRDASGNSVDMKTIEALRKEIGKTMMVDVKKVPTYDKEPETKGWAKTSFFFGNLLERFLA, encoded by the exons ATGTACATAAACCTT AAACTCATTCAGAAGAGAAGGTGTGTTAGAATGAGTGCAGTTTGTTGGCCATATTTTGATCCTGAGTATGAGAATTTCAGCAACAGAATCAACCCTCCAAG GGTAACAGTGGACAATGCTAGTTGCCGTAACTGTACACTAATCAAG TTTGATAGTGTTAACAAACCTGGAATTCTGCTGGAAGTTGTGCAAATTTTGACAGACCTTGATTTTATAATTACCAAAGCTTACATATCTTCTGATGGAGGATGGTTCATGGATG TATTTCATGTCACGGATCAGCATGGAAAAAAGATAACAGATGACAAAACCATTGACCTCATTGAAAAG GCTCTAGGACCGAAAAGCCAGAGTAAAGAAGGAGTGAAGAATTGGGCAGGAAAACGGGTTGGGGTGCATTCTGTGGGTGATCATATAGCCATTGAGCTAATCGGGAGAGACCGCCCCGGTCTCTTGTCTGAGATATCAGCTGTACTTGCCAGCCTCCATTTTAATGTTACCGTAGCTGAAGTTTGGACTCATAACAGGAGAATAGCTTGCGTCCTTTATGTCAATGATGGTACGAGACAAGCGGTGGATGATCCTAAAAGACTGTCTCTTGTGGAGGAACAACTCAACAACATCTTACGCGGATGTGAGGACGGTGATAAAGTTGCTAGTAGAACTAGTCTCTCCATGAGTTTCACCCATATCGATAGACGGCTCCACCAGATGTTGTTTGCTGATCGGGATTATGAAAGTTCTGGAGTAACGACGACAGAAAGTGAAAGTCCTCCCTCTTTCCGGCCAAAAATAACAATAGAATGTTGCAAGGAAAAAGGCTACTCAGTGGTTAGTGTCAGGTGCAAAGATCGCGCAAAACTCATGTTTGACATTGTTTGCACTCTTACTGATATGGAATATGTTGTTTCCCATGCCACAATCTCATCAGACGTCCCTTACGCATCCCAG GAATATTTTATTCGACACATGGACGGATGCACGCTTGATACAGAAGGAGAGAAAGAAAGGGTCATCAAATGCATCGAAGCTGCTATTCAAAGAAGAGTAAGCGAG GGTGTAAGCTTAGAATTGTGTGCAAAGGATAGAGTGGGATTGTTGTCTGAAGTAACAAGGATTCTAAGAGAGAATGGCCTGACAGTATGTAGGGCAGGTATATCAACTAGAGGGGAGCAAGCACTGAATGTGTTCTATGTGAGGGATGCATCAGGGAACTCAGTGGACATGAAAACTATAGAAGCACTTCGTAAAGAAATAGGCAAGACAATGATGGTGGATGTTAAGAAGGTACCAACATATGACAAAGAACCAGAGACAAAAGGATGGGCTAAAACTAGCTTCTTCTTTGGTAACTTGTTGGAAAGGTTCTTGGCTTAA
- the LOC131661355 gene encoding probable cyclic nucleotide-gated ion channel 16: MNREIQQFPVSSSSHFHQRFPKSFSLRRKVPWWYQIQHPRSPFLAKWNVIFLYSCLFALFLDPLYFYIPITGDKACLETDLVLGVFVTLLRTVADLFFFFHIILKFRTAFNSPTSRVYGRKELITDPGMITRRYLRHDFIIDLLACLPLPQIVIWIVIPATKNSTAAHSNHTLSLIVLIQYIPRLFQIFPLQRRILKTSGLIAKTALAGALYNLGFYMLASHVLGATWYVTSIQRQYECWRIMCKKEMNRTHSPSCNPSFLDCNTLNTRERQVWFRRTRVLSACDALNDRNHFQFGMFADAFTDHVSSSRFFQKYFYCLWWGLKNLSSYGQNLQTSTYSGETLFSSFICIAGLILFAHLIGNMQNYLQSSTARLEEWRLKQKDTEEWMNHRQLPPELQERVRRFVQYKWLATRGVDEEAILKALPIDLRRQIQRHLCLDIVRRVPFFGQMDDQLLDAICERLVSSLNTKNSYLAREGDPVREMLFIIRGSIESSTTDGGRSGFFNSITLKPGDFCGEELLTWALTPDPSLNLPDSTRTVKTITEVEAFALRADDLKFVSSQFKRLHSKKLQHAFRYYSHQWRAWGASFIQAAWRRHRKRELAMELMEKENLYYENVMEIEGYEGSGAGESSNANQGQNFGATFLASRFAANTKKGAVKKVTIIPDDTSLKMPKMFKPTEPDFSTFQED; encoded by the exons atgaatagagaaatacaacAATTCCCAGTCTCATCTTCATCACATTTCCACCAACGTTTTCCAAAATCATTCTCTCTTCGTAGAAAAGTGCCATGGTGGTACCAAATACAACATCCACGTTCACCTTTCCTTGCAAAATGGAACGTAATATTCCTCTACTCTTGCCTCTTTGCTCTCTTTCTAGACCCTCTTTATTTCTATATTCCCATCACAGGAGACAAAGCATGCTTGGAAACCGATTTAGTCCTCGGTGTTTTCGTCACGCTATTACGTACCGTCGctgatctcttcttcttctttcatatAATTCTTAAGTTTCGCACCGCGTTCAATTCTCCTACCTCTCGCGTATATGGCCGCAAAGAGCTTATCACCGATCCTGGTATGATTACCCGTCGATACCTCAGGCATGATTTCATCATTGATCTTCTTGCCTGCCTTCCTTTGCCTCAG ATAGTTATATGGATTGTGATTCCGGCGACAAAAAACTCGACCGCGGCTCATTCAAACCACACACTGTCCCTAATAGTACTAATTCAGTACATTCCAAGACTGTTTCAGATTTTTCCTTTACAACGCAGAATATTGAAGACTAGTGGGCTTATAGCGAAAACTGCTTTGGCAGGTGCATTGTACAATCTCGGTTTCTACATGCTCGCCAGCCAT GTTTTAGGAGCAACGTGGTATGTGACGTCGATTCAGAGACAATACGAGTGTTGGAGAATAATGTGCAAGAAGGAAATGAACAGAACACATTCACCTTCTTGTAATCCTTCTTTTCTTGATTGTAATACTCTTAATACCCGCGAACGACAAGTTTGGTTTAGACGCACTCGAGTCCTCTCTGCTTGCGATGCACTCAATGATAGAAACCACTTTCAGTTCGGAATGTTTGCTGATGCTTTTACTGATCACGTCTCTTCCTCAAGATTCTTTCAAAAGTATTTCTATTGCCTCTGGTGGGGTTTGAAAAATCTCAG TTCGTATGGACAAAATCTTCAGACTAGTACTTACAGCGGCGAAACGTTATTTTCAAGTTTCATATGCATAGCAGGCCTTATCCTCTTTGCACATCTcattggtaacatgcag AATTATCTGCAATCTTCGACTGCGAGACTTGAAGAGTGGAGACTTAAACAAAAAGACACAGAAGAATGGATGAACCATCGCCAACTTCCACCAGAGCTACAAGAGCGCGTTCGTCGCTTTGTTCAATACAAATGGCTTGCCACGAGAGGTGTTGACGAAGAAGCCATTTTGAAAGCCTTGCCTATCGATCTTCGCCGCCAGATTCAGAGGCATCTCTGTCTTGACATTGTTCGCCGA GTGCCTTTTTTTGGCCAAATGGATGATCAACTTCTCGATGCTATATGCGAGCGTCTAGTTTCATCGCTGAACACGAAAAATTCATATCTAGCTAGAGAAGGTGATCCAGTTCGAGAGATGCTTTTCATCATCCGAGGAAGTATAGAGAGTTCTACAACAGATGGTGGTAGATCAGGATTCTTCAATTCAATCACCCTAAAACCAGGTGACTTCTGCGGCGAAGAATTGCTAACATGGGCTTTAACGCCCGACCCTAGTCTTAACCTTCCAGATTCTACAAGAACTGTCAAGACAATAACCGAAGTAGAAGCATTTGCACTTCGAGCAGACGATCTCAAATTCGTGTCGAGCCAATTTAAGCGTCTGCACAGCAAGAAACTGCAGCACGCTTTCAGATACTATTCGCATCAGTGGAGAGCTTGGGGTGCGTCGTTTATACAAGCCGCTTGGAGGCGTCACCGGAAGAGAGAATTGGCAATGGAATTAATGGAAAAAGAGAATCTGTATTATGAAAATGTTATGGAGATTGAGGGTTATGAAGGGAGTGGCGCAGGAGAGAGTTCTAATGCTAATCAGGGACAGAATTTCGGTGCTACATTTTTGGCTTCGAGATTCGCTGCAAACACGAAGAAAGGCGCAGTTAAGAAGGTTACAATAATCCCTGATGATACCAGTTTGAAAATGCCTAAGATGTTCAAGCCAACTGAGCCTGATTTCTCAACATTTCAAGaagattaa